The sequence below is a genomic window from Schistocerca nitens isolate TAMUIC-IGC-003100 chromosome 4, iqSchNite1.1, whole genome shotgun sequence.
AATTATCTCTGTATTGAAAAATGTGCCAAATATCATCCAAACATGACTTGGAGGCTGAGAAATTGCCTAGTTTCTCGATGAATTTACGCAGAATGAACCGAAATTAATTAATTGttaaatatatatacaaacaaaacaatCTTACCTGCATCATAAATTTCCCCAGACCTTTTCTCCGAACCGCGGCTTCCAGCTGCAATTCATAGCAATACAAAACTTCTACCCCATAATCTAAATCAAATCGGAAATGCGAGAATGCTAATGCTTTGCCCTCCTTATCCCTTGCTACAAGATATAATGCTCGTTCATCAGTCAGttcttctttctttactttctcattCCAACCCCAACTGCAAGAGTTGTACAACGGTTTCATATTGCACTCCAGTAAATTAAAAATCCAATTCCACGTATCGTTGTCAATGTTTTCACTTTTAACACAAGAAAGTGTTGCCTCAACtccatttttgttgaaatttctgAAGGCAGGAAATGGTGCTAGAGGATCTTCTTGAGCATTTGCTTTGTCAACTACAGCTTTGGCAGCAGCTATCTGAAGAGCTTCCTCTCTCTg
It includes:
- the LOC126251886 gene encoding N-alpha-acetyltransferase 40, producing the protein MGRKTSKGKEKRLQQREEALQIAAAKAVVDKANAQEDPLAPFPAFRNFNKNGVEATLSCVKSENIDNDTWNWIFNLLECNMKPLYNSCSWGWNEKVKKEELTDERALYLVARDKEGKALAFSHFRFDLDYGVEVLYCYELQLEAAVRRKGLGKFMMQVLELMGFSAKMKKVVLTVLKHNPDAMNFFTALRYSLDETSPEDNFYEEFPYVILSKPNKKLLSSV